A genome region from Pseudomonas sp. N3-W includes the following:
- a CDS encoding biliverdin-producing heme oxygenase yields MTTQDTAQRPALRSQRLNQITNEPHTRLDALVKAHAPFETRANFARFVVAQYLFQSELVSLYNDAELTAIVPDLPARCRAEAAKADLADLDTDVPAPVAGAVKNPTKAAALGWLFVSEGSKLGAAFLIKRAVGLGLSETFGARHLGEPAGGRAEGWKRFVKTLDGLELSAEEEAEAEQAAVDAFTRFTVLLEQAYTPELA; encoded by the coding sequence ATGACCACTCAGGACACTGCTCAACGCCCTGCTCTGCGTTCACAACGTTTGAACCAGATCACCAACGAGCCGCACACCCGGCTCGATGCCCTGGTCAAAGCCCACGCACCGTTTGAAACCCGGGCCAACTTCGCGCGCTTCGTCGTCGCTCAGTACCTGTTCCAGTCGGAACTGGTGTCGCTGTACAACGATGCTGAACTGACCGCCATCGTCCCGGACCTGCCGGCCCGTTGCCGTGCCGAAGCGGCCAAGGCTGACCTGGCGGATCTGGACACCGACGTACCGGCACCGGTGGCCGGTGCGGTGAAAAATCCAACCAAGGCTGCGGCGCTGGGCTGGTTGTTCGTGTCCGAAGGCTCGAAACTGGGAGCCGCGTTCCTGATCAAGCGTGCAGTGGGGCTGGGCTTGAGCGAAACCTTTGGCGCCCGCCATCTGGGCGAGCCGGCCGGTGGCCGTGCTGAAGGCTGGAAGCGCTTCGTGAAAACCCTCGATGGCCTGGAACTCAGCGCCGAGGAAGAAGCCGAAGCAGAACAAGCCGCCGTCGATGCGTTCACCCGCTTCACCGTGCTGCTGGAACAGGCGTATACCCCGGAACTCGCCTGA
- a CDS encoding TonB-dependent receptor, translating to MSSRLTRQSSSPSRVLSLLTAAILMAGATPLMAATAADQPSHNMGDYAFAIPQQSLVSALNAFTAVTGWQVGLPAELAQGVSSPGVRGSLPPEKALDRLLVGTNLSYRKLSNNNIVLERRANSGSLNLQQVTISATRQEQSIDSVPATVTVHTRDELDRNNVNTIKELVRYEPGVSVGGAGQRGGISGYNIRGIDGDRILTQVDGVEIPDGFFNGPYAKTQRNYVDPEIIKRVEILRGPASVLYGSNAIGGAVSYFTLDPDDIIKPGSDVGARLKTGYSSADDSWLKSATIAGRADQFDGLLHLSQRDGHETESYGSNNGIGLERTAANPEDVKTTNVLAKLGWNYGDGSRLGLTYEKYKDDRDTDQKSAYGGPYDNGKPAIPGLPGGMYQWRTGNDTVTRERFGLQNSFELNSLLADNVKWSLNHQVAKTDQSTEEYYYPMSRKVLRTRDTVYEEKQWVFDAQLDKAFSIADTEHLLTYGTTIKQQKVTGSRSGNGTCVAVGRGCTAIGAVSPADVLKKSSDFPDPTINTYSLFAQDQISWNKWTFLPGLRYDYTQLKPHITQEFLNTVNPDGKGTVSDENKTWHKVSPKFGLTYALTDQYTWYGQYAEGFRTPSAKALYGRYENSIIGYNVAPNPNLEPEKSKSFETGLRGNFESGSFDVAVFYNKYRDFINEDAVTPGYNEMTFQSNNIKHATIKGAEVKGRLNLDAFGAPQGLYTKGSVAYAYGRNNDTGEPINSVNPLTGVLGLGYDQDNYGTLLSWTLVKKKDRVDDSNFKSPDGVSSQFKSPGFGILDLSGFYKVTDDVTVSAGVYNLTDKKYWLWDDVRGYDSVGEAAVLSPANLDRLTQPGRNFAINLVWDI from the coding sequence ATGTCCTCTCGCCTTACCCGCCAGTCCTCTTCACCTTCTCGCGTATTGTCACTATTGACCGCCGCCATCCTGATGGCCGGGGCCACGCCGTTGATGGCCGCCACGGCCGCCGACCAGCCGAGCCACAACATGGGCGACTACGCGTTCGCCATTCCACAGCAGTCTTTGGTCTCGGCGCTCAACGCGTTTACCGCCGTGACAGGCTGGCAGGTCGGCTTGCCAGCCGAACTGGCGCAAGGCGTTTCCTCGCCGGGCGTGCGCGGTTCACTGCCACCGGAAAAAGCCCTGGATCGCCTGTTGGTGGGGACCAACCTGAGCTATCGCAAGCTGAGCAATAACAACATCGTGCTGGAACGCCGCGCCAACAGCGGCTCGCTCAACCTGCAACAGGTGACCATCAGCGCCACTCGCCAGGAACAAAGCATCGACAGCGTACCGGCCACCGTCACCGTGCACACCCGCGACGAGCTGGACCGCAACAACGTCAACACCATCAAGGAACTGGTGCGCTACGAGCCGGGCGTTTCGGTGGGCGGCGCCGGTCAGCGTGGCGGCATCAGCGGTTACAACATTCGCGGCATCGACGGCGACCGCATCCTGACCCAGGTCGACGGCGTCGAAATACCGGACGGCTTCTTCAACGGTCCGTACGCCAAGACCCAGCGCAACTACGTCGACCCGGAAATCATCAAGCGCGTCGAAATTCTTCGCGGCCCGGCCTCGGTGCTGTACGGCAGCAATGCCATCGGCGGTGCGGTCAGTTATTTCACCCTCGATCCAGACGACATCATCAAGCCCGGCAGCGATGTCGGCGCCCGCCTCAAGACCGGCTACAGCTCCGCCGACGACAGCTGGCTGAAATCCGCCACCATCGCCGGCCGCGCCGACCAGTTCGACGGTTTGCTGCATTTGAGCCAGCGCGACGGTCACGAAACCGAGTCCTATGGCAGTAACAACGGCATCGGTCTGGAACGTACCGCCGCCAACCCGGAAGACGTGAAAACCACTAACGTACTGGCCAAACTCGGCTGGAACTACGGCGACGGTTCGCGTCTGGGCCTGACCTACGAGAAGTACAAGGACGATCGCGATACCGATCAGAAAAGCGCCTACGGCGGTCCCTACGACAACGGCAAGCCGGCTATCCCTGGCTTGCCGGGTGGCATGTATCAGTGGCGAACCGGCAACGACACCGTTACCCGCGAGCGTTTCGGTTTGCAAAACAGCTTCGAGCTCAACAGCCTGCTGGCGGACAACGTCAAGTGGAGCCTGAACCACCAGGTCGCGAAAACCGATCAGAGCACCGAAGAGTATTACTACCCGATGTCGCGCAAGGTGCTGCGTACCCGGGACACTGTTTATGAAGAGAAACAGTGGGTCTTCGACGCCCAGCTGGATAAAGCCTTCAGCATCGCCGACACCGAACACCTGCTGACCTACGGCACCACCATCAAGCAACAGAAAGTCACCGGTTCGCGCAGCGGCAACGGCACCTGCGTGGCGGTCGGCCGCGGCTGTACCGCCATCGGCGCCGTCAGCCCGGCGGATGTGCTGAAAAAATCCAGCGACTTCCCGGACCCGACCATCAACACCTACAGCCTGTTCGCCCAGGACCAGATCAGCTGGAACAAGTGGACCTTCCTGCCGGGCCTGCGCTACGACTACACCCAGCTCAAGCCGCACATCACCCAGGAATTCCTCAACACCGTCAATCCCGATGGCAAAGGCACCGTCAGCGACGAGAACAAGACCTGGCATAAAGTGTCGCCGAAATTCGGCCTGACCTACGCCCTCACCGACCAGTACACCTGGTACGGCCAGTACGCCGAAGGTTTCCGCACGCCGTCCGCCAAGGCGCTGTACGGCCGCTACGAGAACTCCATCATCGGCTACAACGTGGCACCGAACCCGAACCTGGAACCGGAAAAGAGCAAGAGCTTCGAGACCGGTCTGCGCGGCAATTTCGAATCCGGCTCGTTCGACGTGGCAGTGTTCTATAACAAGTACCGCGACTTCATCAACGAAGATGCCGTGACGCCTGGCTACAACGAGATGACCTTCCAGAGCAACAACATCAAGCACGCCACGATCAAGGGCGCGGAGGTCAAAGGTCGCCTGAACCTCGATGCCTTCGGCGCACCCCAAGGCCTGTACACCAAGGGTTCGGTGGCTTACGCCTACGGCCGCAACAACGACACTGGCGAACCGATCAACAGCGTCAACCCGCTGACCGGCGTGTTGGGTCTGGGCTACGACCAGGACAACTACGGCACCCTGCTGAGCTGGACCCTGGTGAAAAAGAAGGACCGCGTCGACGACAGCAACTTCAAATCGCCGGACGGCGTCAGCAGCCAGTTCAAGTCGCCGGGCTTCGGCATCCTCGACCTGAGTGGTTTCTACAAAGTGACCGACGATGTGACCGTCAGCGCCGGCGTCTACAACCTGACCGACAAGAAGTACTGGCTGTGGGATGACGTGCGCGGCTACGACAGCGTGGGCGAAGCGGCGGTATTGAGCCCGGCCAACCTTGATCGCCTGACCCAGCCGGGTCGCAACTTCGCGATCAATCTGGTCTGGGATATCTGA
- a CDS encoding RNA polymerase sigma factor, with protein MSQSRFNHVFIAQRLSLLRTLERMVNNHSTAEDLLQETYLRVTRALSERAIDHLEPFVFQTARNLALDHLRARRIQSRTLVDDVPLDVVQSIAAPTSSAEDAAHAEQLLERLNLSLGELSPRQQQIFILSRLHGHSYLEIAEQLGVSLSTVQKELKLIMAICIGVAQRLNGD; from the coding sequence TGCTGCGAACCCTGGAGCGGATGGTCAACAATCACAGCACCGCCGAAGACCTGTTGCAGGAAACGTATCTGCGCGTGACGCGGGCGTTGAGTGAACGGGCCATTGATCACCTTGAACCCTTCGTATTCCAGACCGCCCGCAACCTGGCACTGGACCATTTGCGTGCGCGGCGCATTCAGTCACGCACCCTGGTCGACGATGTGCCGCTGGACGTGGTGCAAAGTATTGCCGCCCCCACCAGCAGCGCCGAAGACGCTGCCCACGCCGAACAACTGCTGGAACGCCTGAACCTGAGCCTCGGTGAGTTGAGCCCGCGTCAGCAGCAGATCTTCATCCTCAGTCGCCTGCACGGCCACAGCTACCTGGAAATCGCCGAACAACTCGGTGTGTCGTTGAGCACCGTGCAAAAGGAATTGAAGCTGATCATGGCGATCTGCATCGGCGTGGCGCAACGGTTGAATGGCGATTGA
- a CDS encoding FecR domain-containing protein, with protein sequence MTDTHRSQTPDPARDPAQAMDQALDWLIVMGSPSEEQARAFHQWLVADPLHAEAFARAQMIWDSPPISLCAQNLAAAPAKVTMLSRLRLHWKPLATAAVLVLGLFSFTNLPMRIQADHLTVVGERQRLQLEDGSKVLLNTNSAFSSTINDHQRVARLYQGEAFFEVPANRPGSLEIDAGPVKASVRDTTFAVRYLDGIAQVQVQRGDVDLRATRDDTRVRLSAGESIRIGPNGFDRPAKLDAATDLAWVQGRLVFENCPMSQVLAELRRYYPGWIINNNEQLADVAVTGNYRLDQPLDVVRSLAHITSARLQEFPSLMILN encoded by the coding sequence GTGACCGACACCCACCGCTCCCAAACGCCCGACCCGGCGCGGGACCCTGCACAGGCGATGGACCAGGCGCTGGACTGGTTGATCGTGATGGGCAGCCCGAGCGAGGAACAGGCCCGGGCATTTCACCAGTGGTTGGTCGCCGATCCGCTGCACGCCGAGGCGTTCGCCAGGGCCCAGATGATCTGGGACAGTCCGCCAATCAGCCTGTGCGCACAAAATCTTGCCGCCGCGCCTGCAAAAGTGACCATGCTGTCGCGCCTGCGCCTGCACTGGAAACCGCTGGCCACCGCGGCCGTGCTGGTGCTCGGCCTGTTCAGTTTCACCAATCTGCCAATGCGCATTCAGGCCGATCATCTGACGGTGGTCGGCGAGCGCCAGCGTCTGCAACTGGAGGACGGTTCGAAAGTCCTGCTCAACACCAACTCGGCGTTTTCCAGCACCATCAACGATCACCAACGCGTAGCCCGCTTGTATCAGGGCGAAGCGTTTTTCGAGGTGCCCGCCAATCGCCCCGGCTCACTGGAAATCGATGCCGGCCCGGTCAAGGCCAGCGTGCGTGATACCACGTTCGCCGTGCGCTACCTTGACGGCATCGCACAAGTCCAGGTGCAGCGCGGTGACGTGGATTTACGCGCGACCCGGGACGACACGCGGGTACGGCTGTCGGCCGGCGAAAGCATTCGCATCGGTCCGAACGGCTTCGACCGCCCGGCCAAACTCGATGCGGCCACTGACCTTGCGTGGGTCCAGGGCCGGTTGGTGTTCGAGAACTGCCCGATGAGCCAGGTACTGGCGGAACTGCGTCGCTACTATCCAGGCTGGATCATCAACAATAACGAGCAGTTGGCCGATGTCGCCGTCACCGGCAATTACCGACTCGATCAGCCGCTGGATGTTGTCCGCTCGCTGGCCCATATCACTTCGGCGCGACTGCAGGAATTTCCGTCCCTGATGATCCTGAACTAA
- a CDS encoding YbaN family protein, whose product MPHLASSKLARLLFGLLAYVSLGIGLIAIIVPGLPTTEFILLAAWAATKSSPRLSAWLENHRLFGPILCNWRNGKIIARKAKVSATVSMLLCAGLMLVMLDHGWPIYLAIAGMSLGNLWIWSRPESLPQVS is encoded by the coding sequence ATGCCTCACCTAGCCTCCTCCAAACTCGCCCGCCTCCTCTTCGGCCTGCTCGCCTACGTCAGCCTGGGCATCGGCCTGATCGCCATCATCGTGCCGGGCCTGCCAACCACCGAATTCATTCTGCTGGCCGCCTGGGCCGCCACCAAGAGTTCGCCGCGTCTGAGCGCCTGGCTGGAAAACCATCGGTTGTTCGGGCCGATCCTGTGCAACTGGCGCAACGGCAAAATCATCGCCCGCAAGGCCAAGGTCAGCGCCACCGTCAGCATGCTGCTGTGTGCAGGCCTGATGCTGGTGATGCTCGATCACGGCTGGCCGATTTACCTGGCGATTGCCGGCATGAGCCTGGGCAATCTGTGGATCTGGTCGCGGCCAGAGTCACTGCCGCAAGTATCCTGA